The following coding sequences are from one Hyphomicrobiales bacterium window:
- a CDS encoding GbsR/MarR family transcriptional regulator, producing MRLSSLEQEFVLHFGEMGSRWGINRTVGQIYALLFLSEHPLNAEQIVEKLGFSRSNVSMGLKELQAWNLVRLKHLPDDRRDYFTAPDDLWEIVRTLVAERKKREIDPTLTKLRELEMQAPASDADQHAHTKIAELRQLIELLTGWYDDMNRLDTERLVQLLALGSKLQKFVTKAETIVPFGRSAKDAAKEERS from the coding sequence ATGCGGCTTTCCTCCTTGGAGCAGGAGTTTGTTCTTCATTTCGGCGAAATGGGGTCCCGCTGGGGCATCAACCGGACAGTCGGGCAAATCTACGCGCTACTCTTTCTCTCCGAGCATCCGCTCAACGCTGAGCAGATCGTGGAGAAGCTTGGATTCTCGCGCTCCAACGTCTCGATGGGCCTTAAGGAACTACAAGCCTGGAACCTGGTACGCCTGAAACATCTGCCTGACGACCGGCGCGACTATTTTACCGCGCCCGACGATCTTTGGGAGATCGTGCGCACGCTGGTGGCCGAGCGCAAAAAGCGTGAGATCGACCCGACACTGACCAAGCTGCGCGAGTTGGAGATGCAGGCTCCGGCCAGCGATGCTGACCAACACGCTCACACCAAAATTGCCGAGCTACGCCAGCTGATTGAGCTGCTCACCGGTTGGTATGACGACATGAACCGGCTCGACACCGAACGGCTCGTCCAACTGCTGGCACTCGGCTCCAAGCTGCAGAAATTCGTCACCAAGGCGGAGACGATTGTGCCCTTTGGTCGATCCGCCAAAGACGCTGCCAAGGAGGAACGCTCCTGA
- a CDS encoding DUF2160 domain-containing protein yields MDLSWMAWTFETAIFFGVIAFLLLTFTVLAIKFPETPRVGVLRIETTRGDRLFITLLGSAFINLAWLGLEVGPQPYALLVCLAYAAAVFRWV; encoded by the coding sequence ATGGACCTTTCCTGGATGGCATGGACCTTCGAGACGGCGATCTTCTTCGGCGTCATCGCGTTCCTGCTGCTCACTTTCACGGTGCTTGCCATCAAGTTCCCGGAGACGCCGCGCGTCGGCGTGCTTCGGATCGAAACGACCCGTGGTGATCGGTTGTTCATCACGCTTCTTGGCTCAGCCTTCATTAATTTGGCCTGGCTGGGCCTAGAGGTCGGACCGCAGCCTTATGCGCTGCTCGTCTGCCTTGCTTACGCCGCTGCGGTTTTCCGCTGGGTGTAA
- a CDS encoding DeoR/GlpR transcriptional regulator: MAQTFRQVEIVDVIRREGKITVEGLAERFDVTLQTIRRDLSELAEAGKIERVHGGAVLPSGTANIAYEQRRNLNFDGKLEIARACAAALPDDCSVFINLGTTTEAVARELLTHRDMLVVTNNMNVAAILIPNDECQVIVTGGTLRRSDGGLVGNLTTNTIEQFKFDYAIIGCSALDDEGDILDFDIQEVGVTQRIINQARDVFLVADHIKFQRKAPARVGSLADISCFFTDEPIPGELAKACSDWGTQVIVGRDGFDAAGFSKEQDVA, encoded by the coding sequence ATGGCCCAGACATTCAGGCAGGTTGAGATCGTCGATGTCATCCGGCGCGAGGGTAAGATCACCGTTGAGGGTCTGGCCGAGCGGTTCGATGTCACCCTGCAAACCATCCGTCGCGATCTGTCTGAACTGGCCGAGGCTGGCAAGATTGAGCGGGTTCATGGCGGCGCGGTATTGCCATCTGGAACGGCCAATATCGCCTACGAACAGCGGCGCAACTTGAACTTTGACGGCAAGTTGGAGATCGCTCGCGCCTGCGCAGCCGCCCTGCCCGATGATTGTTCGGTTTTCATCAATCTGGGCACGACGACCGAGGCCGTGGCGCGCGAACTGCTGACCCACCGGGACATGCTTGTGGTGACCAACAACATGAACGTTGCGGCCATCCTCATCCCGAACGATGAATGCCAGGTGATCGTCACTGGCGGCACGTTGCGCCGGTCGGACGGCGGACTGGTGGGCAATCTGACCACCAACACGATCGAACAGTTCAAATTCGACTACGCCATCATCGGGTGTTCAGCGTTGGATGATGAGGGCGACATTCTCGATTTCGATATCCAGGAAGTCGGTGTCACCCAACGCATCATCAACCAGGCCCGCGACGTTTTTCTGGTCGCTGATCACATCAAGTTCCAGCGCAAGGCACCGGCACGCGTCGGCTCGCTCGCCGATATCTCATGCTTCTTCACCGACGAGCCGATACCGGGCGAACTCGCAAAAGCCTGCAGCGACTGGGGCACCCAGGTGATTGTCGGCCGAGATGGTTTCGACGCGGCCGGCTTCAGCAAAGAGCAGGACGTCGCTTAA
- a CDS encoding carbohydrate ABC transporter permease, which produces MALYLLFLFLPIYWLINMSLKTNSEILGGLTLFPTNLTFANYATILTDPSWYLGYVNSIIYVTMNTVISLAVALPAAYAFSRYNFLGDKHLFFWLLTNRMAPPAVFALPFFQLYGSVGLFDTHIAVALAHTLFNVPLAVWILEGFMRGVPKEIDETAYIDGYSFPKFFVKIFMPLIASGIGVAAFFCFMFSWVELLLSRTLTATEAKPIAAIMTRTVGASGIDWGVLAAAGVLTIVPGALVIYFVRNYIAKGFALGRV; this is translated from the coding sequence ATGGCTCTCTACCTGCTGTTTCTGTTTTTGCCGATCTACTGGCTCATCAATATGAGCCTGAAGACGAACTCAGAGATTTTGGGCGGGCTGACGCTTTTCCCGACCAATCTGACCTTCGCCAATTATGCAACGATCCTCACCGACCCCAGCTGGTATCTAGGCTATGTGAACTCGATCATTTACGTGACGATGAACACGGTCATCAGCCTTGCGGTGGCGCTGCCGGCGGCCTACGCGTTCAGTCGCTACAACTTCCTGGGCGACAAGCACCTGTTCTTCTGGTTGCTCACCAACCGGATGGCGCCGCCGGCGGTTTTTGCGCTGCCATTCTTCCAACTCTACGGCTCGGTTGGCCTCTTCGACACACACATTGCCGTGGCCTTAGCGCACACGCTGTTCAACGTGCCGTTGGCGGTCTGGATTCTGGAAGGCTTCATGCGCGGCGTGCCCAAGGAGATCGACGAGACGGCTTACATTGACGGCTACTCGTTCCCGAAGTTTTTCGTGAAGATTTTCATGCCGCTGATCGCCTCCGGCATCGGGGTGGCCGCCTTCTTTTGCTTCATGTTTTCGTGGGTGGAGTTGCTGCTCTCTCGCACGCTGACGGCCACCGAAGCCAAGCCAATCGCCGCAATCATGACCCGCACCGTCGGCGCGTCGGGCATCGATTGGGGCGTGCTTGCTGCCGCCGGCGTTCTCACCATCGTGCCAGGCGCCTTGGTCATTTATTTCGTGCGCAATTACATCGCCAAGGGCTTTGCCCTCGGGCGTGTTTAG
- a CDS encoding sugar ABC transporter permease, translating to MNKTDNQKAWFLVLPMLVLVAFSAVIPLMTVVNYSVQDTFGNNVFFPAGLDWFRETLQSDRMWASFGRQLMFSGIILLIQIPLGVYIALNMPKKGFWVSFCLVVMSLPLLIPWNVVGTIWQIFGRVDIGLLGYTLEAIGIDYNYTQDAFDAWFTLILMDVWHWTSLVALLAYAGLQSIPDAYYQAAKIDQASRWSVFRYIELPKIMGVLMIAILLRFMDSFMIYTEPFVVTGGGPGSSTNFLSIDLVKIALGQLDLGPAAAYSIMYFLVILLISWVFFTVMTNLDKRDGV from the coding sequence ATGAACAAGACAGACAACCAAAAGGCCTGGTTTCTAGTCTTGCCGATGTTGGTGCTTGTCGCGTTCTCTGCGGTCATCCCGCTGATGACGGTGGTCAATTATTCGGTCCAGGACACATTCGGGAACAATGTATTCTTTCCAGCGGGATTGGATTGGTTCCGCGAGACGCTGCAATCTGATCGTATGTGGGCGTCTTTTGGTCGGCAGCTGATGTTTTCTGGCATCATTTTGCTGATCCAGATTCCGCTTGGGGTCTACATCGCACTCAACATGCCCAAGAAGGGTTTCTGGGTGTCATTCTGCCTGGTCGTGATGTCGCTGCCGCTGCTTATTCCCTGGAACGTGGTCGGCACGATCTGGCAGATTTTTGGCCGCGTCGATATCGGACTGCTCGGCTACACGCTGGAAGCGATTGGCATTGACTACAACTACACTCAGGATGCGTTTGACGCCTGGTTTACGCTGATCCTTATGGATGTCTGGCATTGGACGTCGCTGGTGGCGCTGCTTGCCTATGCCGGTCTGCAGTCAATCCCCGATGCCTATTATCAGGCGGCCAAAATCGATCAGGCCAGCCGTTGGAGTGTGTTTCGCTACATCGAACTGCCCAAAATCATGGGTGTGCTGATGATCGCGATCCTGCTGCGTTTCATGGACAGTTTCATGATCTACACCGAGCCCTTTGTGGTGACCGGTGGTGGGCCTGGTAGCTCGACGAACTTCCTGTCGATCGACCTCGTGAAGATTGCCCTCGGCCAGCTCGATCTGGGTCCGGCAGCCGCCTACTCGATCATGTACTTCCTGGTTATTCTGTTGATTTCATGGGTGTTCTTCACCGTGATGACCAATCTCGACAAGAGGGATGGCGTGTGA
- a CDS encoding cytochrome ubiquinol oxidase subunit I → MDTLILSRIQFGANISFHILFPTITIALGWVLLFFKLRFNATGDDRWMDAYRFFVKVFALTFALGVVSGITMSFQFGTNWPGFMETVGNIAGPLLAYEVLTAFFLEAVFLGIMLFGFSRVPGWLHTLATFLVAFGTTMSAFWILVLNSWMHTPAGYEMIDGVAHATDWFAIIFNPSMPYRLAHMLLASGLTVAFLLAGLSAFRILVGERSGSARLSLKTGVWLAAALIPVQIFAGDLHGLNTLEHQPAKVAAMEGNWETQGNVPLLLFALPDEEARENHFEIAIPNGASLILKHEADGVVPGLNNFVAEDGTIMHPPVNPVFWSFRIMVGTGLAMLALSWTAAFLFWRRGTEQVNPWLLRGLVAMTFSGWVATLAGWYTTEIGRQPWLVTGVMQTYEAVANVPAPMVLSTLLVYLAIYAGLTLAYVAVLFYLARRAAKGDLPKSMTPASGAAEVALVPGE, encoded by the coding sequence ATGGATACCCTTATTCTCTCGCGTATTCAGTTCGGCGCGAACATCTCCTTCCACATCCTTTTCCCGACCATCACGATTGCGCTTGGCTGGGTGCTGTTGTTCTTCAAACTGCGCTTCAATGCGACCGGCGATGATCGCTGGATGGATGCCTACCGGTTCTTCGTCAAAGTGTTCGCGCTTACGTTCGCGCTTGGCGTGGTGTCGGGCATTACGATGAGCTTCCAGTTTGGCACCAACTGGCCGGGCTTCATGGAAACGGTCGGCAATATTGCCGGGCCGCTGCTCGCCTATGAGGTGCTGACGGCCTTCTTCCTGGAAGCTGTGTTTCTTGGCATCATGCTGTTCGGTTTCAGCCGTGTTCCGGGTTGGCTCCACACGCTGGCCACCTTCCTGGTCGCCTTTGGCACGACCATGAGCGCGTTTTGGATCCTTGTGCTGAACTCCTGGATGCACACGCCGGCAGGCTACGAAATGATTGATGGCGTCGCCCATGCGACCGATTGGTTTGCGATCATCTTCAACCCATCGATGCCTTACCGTCTGGCGCACATGCTGCTCGCCAGTGGATTGACGGTCGCGTTCCTTTTGGCTGGCCTTTCGGCCTTCCGTATCCTGGTCGGCGAGCGCTCAGGTTCGGCGCGGCTTTCGCTGAAAACCGGCGTCTGGTTGGCTGCCGCCCTAATCCCGGTCCAGATTTTCGCTGGCGATCTTCATGGTCTCAACACATTGGAGCACCAGCCGGCCAAAGTCGCGGCCATGGAAGGCAATTGGGAAACCCAAGGCAATGTGCCACTGCTCCTGTTTGCCTTGCCGGATGAAGAGGCCCGCGAGAACCATTTCGAGATCGCCATTCCCAACGGCGCGAGCCTCATCTTGAAACACGAAGCCGATGGCGTCGTTCCAGGTCTCAATAACTTTGTGGCCGAGGATGGAACGATCATGCATCCGCCGGTGAACCCTGTGTTCTGGTCGTTCCGTATTATGGTCGGAACGGGTCTTGCCATGCTGGCTTTATCCTGGACTGCGGCCTTTCTCTTCTGGCGGCGTGGCACAGAGCAGGTGAACCCCTGGCTGTTGCGCGGGTTGGTGGCCATGACCTTTTCTGGCTGGGTGGCGACTCTAGCCGGTTGGTACACGACCGAGATTGGCCGTCAGCCCTGGCTCGTGACCGGTGTTATGCAAACCTATGAGGCAGTCGCGAATGTGCCCGCGCCGATGGTGCTCTCCACGCTACTTGTCTACCTGGCGATCTATGCCGGACTGACGCTCGCCTATGTGGCGGTGCTTTTCTACCTTGCCCGCAGGGCGGCCAAAGGTGATCTGCCCAAGTCGATGACACCTGCGTCAGGTGCGGCAGAAGTCGCGCTGGTTCCGGGGGAGTAG
- a CDS encoding carbohydrate ABC transporter substrate-binding protein — protein sequence MPAFADMDAATAFLDAEIERSVLSRAEQEAEMQWFIDAAEPYQGMEIRVVSETITTHEYEANVLAPAFTAITGIQVTHDLIGEGDVVERLQTQMQTGENIYDAYVNDSDLIGTHWRYQQVRNLTDWIAGEGADVTSPTLNLDDFIGLDFTTGPDGKLYQMPTQQFANLYWFRYDWFTDEKNMADFEAEYGYPLGVPVNWTAYEQIAEFFTGRDLSHMGHEGDVYGHMDYGRRDPSLGWRFTDAWMSMAGMGDVGEPNGLPVDEWGIRVNEDSQPVGSCVARGGATNGPAAVYAIEKYTDWLTSYAPPAAAGMNFSESGPIPSQGGIAQQMFWYTAFTADMVGEGAAAVLNEDGSPRWRMAPSPHGAYWEEGMKIGYQDAGSWTLMESTPVDRAQAAWLYAQFVTSMTVDLEKSHAGLTFIRESTINHESFTERAPNLGGLVEFYRSPARLQWSPTGTNVPDYPRLAQLWWQNIGDASSGSLSAQEALDNLCAEQERVLERLERSGVQGDLGPVLNEEMDPEFWLSQPGSPKAELDNEDEQPMTVSYDELIQSWQ from the coding sequence ATGCCGGCGTTTGCCGACATGGATGCCGCCACCGCATTCCTCGACGCGGAAATTGAGCGCTCTGTGCTCAGCCGCGCCGAGCAGGAAGCCGAGATGCAATGGTTCATTGACGCGGCTGAGCCCTATCAAGGGATGGAAATTCGTGTGGTGTCGGAAACGATCACAACGCACGAGTACGAAGCCAATGTGCTGGCACCAGCTTTCACCGCAATCACCGGCATCCAGGTCACCCACGATCTGATCGGTGAGGGTGACGTGGTTGAGCGTCTGCAGACGCAGATGCAAACCGGTGAAAACATCTATGACGCCTATGTGAACGACTCCGATCTCATCGGCACGCACTGGCGTTACCAGCAGGTGCGCAACCTGACCGATTGGATCGCCGGTGAAGGCGCTGATGTGACCAGCCCGACGTTGAACCTTGATGATTTCATCGGTCTGGACTTCACCACCGGTCCTGATGGCAAGCTCTATCAAATGCCGACCCAGCAGTTCGCGAACCTTTATTGGTTCCGTTATGACTGGTTTACCGACGAAAAGAACATGGCCGATTTTGAAGCCGAGTATGGCTATCCGCTTGGCGTGCCGGTGAACTGGACGGCTTATGAGCAGATCGCTGAGTTCTTCACGGGTCGTGATCTGTCCCACATGGGCCATGAGGGCGATGTCTACGGCCACATGGACTATGGCCGTCGTGATCCCTCGCTTGGCTGGCGCTTCACCGATGCGTGGATGTCGATGGCTGGCATGGGAGACGTTGGTGAGCCGAACGGTCTGCCGGTCGATGAGTGGGGCATTCGTGTGAACGAAGATTCCCAGCCTGTAGGTTCCTGTGTTGCCCGTGGCGGCGCCACAAACGGTCCAGCGGCTGTTTACGCCATCGAAAAGTACACCGATTGGCTAACCAGCTACGCTCCCCCGGCTGCTGCTGGCATGAACTTCTCTGAATCCGGTCCGATCCCGTCGCAGGGCGGCATCGCGCAGCAGATGTTCTGGTACACCGCTTTCACCGCCGACATGGTGGGTGAAGGTGCGGCTGCCGTGCTCAACGAAGACGGCTCACCGCGCTGGCGCATGGCCCCAAGCCCACACGGCGCTTACTGGGAAGAAGGCATGAAAATTGGCTACCAGGACGCAGGTTCCTGGACGCTGATGGAGTCGACTCCGGTTGATCGTGCCCAGGCCGCTTGGCTCTACGCACAGTTCGTAACTTCCATGACGGTCGATCTTGAGAAGTCCCATGCTGGTCTGACATTCATCCGTGAATCGACGATCAACCATGAGAGCTTCACCGAGCGCGCACCGAACCTTGGTGGTCTGGTCGAGTTCTACCGCTCGCCAGCTCGCCTGCAGTGGTCGCCAACTGGCACCAACGTTCCTGACTATCCGCGTCTGGCGCAGCTCTGGTGGCAGAACATCGGTGATGCCTCTTCCGGGTCGCTGTCGGCTCAGGAAGCGCTCGACAATCTCTGTGCCGAGCAAGAGCGTGTGCTGGAGCGTCTGGAACGGTCTGGCGTTCAGGGCGACCTTGGTCCGGTCCTCAACGAGGAAATGGACCCAGAATTCTGGCTGAGCCAGCCAGGTTCTCCGAAGGCTGAGCTAGATAACGAAGATGAGCAGCCAATGACCGTCAGCTATGACGAGCTGATCCAGTCCTGGCAGTAA
- the glpD gene encoding glycerol-3-phosphate dehydrogenase produces MLGKILRREAQVPEKQGTSDIHDLFVIGGGINGCGIARDAAGRGLDVVLAEMGDLASATSSASTKLFHGGLRYLEYFEFRLVREALIEREVLLRAMPHISWPMRFVLPYHKDMRFESDTPTSRLLNVFMPWMKGRRPAWLIRLGLFLYDSLGGRKILPGTTTLDLRRAPEGRPINDRFERAYEYSDCWVEDSRLVVLNARDAEARGASIMVRTKVVGAERHADYWDVMTEDVATGMRQSFKARMLVNAGGPWVGDIIHQKVRLNSSEGVRLVRGSHIVTRKLYDHDKCYFFQGTDGRIIFAIPYEQDFTLIGTTDAEHEDVSISAECTPEERDYLLRFASQYFKQPVTVDDVVWTYSGVRPLYDDGASSATAATRDYTLKVDQNGGAPILNCFGGKITTYRRLAESALDLIAEQFDGLSGPWTAGVALPGGHFPVDGFDTLVDALRRDHPYLEQGHARRLVRAYGSEAAAMLTGATSHLDLGEDFGATLSEREVRWLMDHEYARAADDVVWRRTKLGLKLKPEEIAALDTWMNDHLAAPGGVDGGEPSEARSALGGGR; encoded by the coding sequence ATGCTTGGCAAAATTCTGAGGCGGGAGGCTCAGGTGCCGGAAAAACAAGGCACATCGGATATCCACGATCTTTTCGTGATCGGAGGCGGTATCAATGGATGCGGGATCGCACGCGATGCGGCCGGTCGTGGCTTGGACGTTGTCCTGGCTGAGATGGGTGATCTGGCGTCAGCGACGTCCTCGGCTTCCACCAAGCTGTTCCATGGTGGCCTTCGCTATCTTGAATATTTCGAGTTCCGCCTGGTGCGCGAAGCGCTGATCGAGCGCGAGGTGCTGCTGCGCGCCATGCCACATATCAGTTGGCCGATGCGTTTCGTGCTGCCCTATCACAAGGACATGCGCTTTGAGAGCGACACGCCGACCTCGCGGTTGCTGAATGTGTTCATGCCTTGGATGAAAGGGCGGCGGCCCGCTTGGCTCATTCGGCTCGGCCTGTTTCTCTATGATTCCCTTGGTGGGCGGAAGATTCTGCCGGGAACCACCACGCTTGATCTGCGGCGGGCGCCAGAAGGTCGGCCGATCAATGACCGTTTTGAGCGGGCCTACGAATACTCCGATTGCTGGGTGGAGGATTCCCGGCTTGTCGTGCTCAACGCCCGCGACGCGGAAGCGCGGGGCGCCTCAATTATGGTGCGCACCAAAGTGGTTGGTGCTGAACGCCATGCCGATTATTGGGATGTGATGACTGAGGATGTCGCAACCGGTATGCGTCAGAGCTTCAAGGCCCGCATGCTGGTCAATGCTGGCGGACCCTGGGTTGGCGACATCATCCACCAGAAGGTTCGGCTCAATTCATCTGAGGGCGTGCGGCTGGTGCGCGGCAGTCATATCGTGACGCGCAAGCTCTACGATCATGACAAGTGCTACTTCTTTCAGGGCACTGATGGCCGCATCATATTCGCTATTCCCTACGAGCAGGACTTCACGCTGATCGGAACGACCGACGCCGAGCATGAGGATGTATCAATTTCGGCCGAATGCACGCCGGAAGAGCGGGACTATTTGCTGCGATTCGCCAGCCAGTATTTCAAGCAACCGGTGACCGTCGATGATGTGGTTTGGACCTATTCCGGTGTCCGTCCACTCTATGATGATGGGGCGAGTTCTGCGACTGCGGCGACGCGCGATTACACGCTGAAGGTTGATCAGAACGGCGGTGCGCCGATTCTCAATTGCTTTGGCGGGAAGATCACGACCTATCGCCGGTTGGCCGAAAGCGCGCTCGATCTGATTGCTGAACAATTCGATGGTTTGTCGGGTCCCTGGACCGCGGGTGTTGCGCTGCCCGGAGGCCACTTTCCCGTCGATGGGTTCGACACGCTCGTCGACGCTTTGCGCCGTGACCACCCCTATCTTGAGCAGGGCCATGCTCGTCGCTTGGTGCGCGCTTATGGCTCGGAAGCTGCGGCGATGCTGACCGGTGCGACAAGTCACCTAGACCTTGGGGAAGATTTTGGTGCGACGCTCAGTGAGCGCGAGGTGCGATGGCTGATGGATCACGAATATGCCCGCGCAGCTGACGATGTCGTCTGGCGGCGGACGAAACTCGGTTTGAAACTGAAGCCTGAAGAAATTGCAGCGCTTGATACATGGATGAACGACCATCTTGCCGCGCCCGGGGGCGTCGATGGTGGCGAGCCATCCGAAGCACGCAGCGCGCTCGGGGGAGGGCGGTAA
- a CDS encoding ABC transporter ATP-binding protein yields MSLKLEGVSKSVGGKMHIHPTDLELQNGTMNVLLGPTLSGKTTLMRLMAGLDVPNSGRVLWNGEDVTGQRVQDRKVAMVYQQFINYPSMTVYDNIASPLRLLNMASSEIDKAVQEVAEMMKLTPMLQRKPLELSGGQQQRCALARALVKNAGLVLLDEPLANLDYKLREELRIEIPKIFERSGAIFVYATTEPEEALLLGGNTAAMWEGRITQFGLTPSVYRQPNNATTARVFSDPPMNFLSVTKSGDTLSFGDGQTAPAVKQLSGVSDGQYVAGFRPNHVELHRHVDGAMEFNTKLSVTEITGSETFVHLDHHGEPWVGLIHGVHELELGQELRVYLDTDHAYIFSQDGDLIAPAPYAETA; encoded by the coding sequence ATGTCATTGAAATTAGAGGGTGTGTCGAAGTCCGTGGGTGGCAAGATGCACATTCACCCAACAGATCTGGAACTGCAGAACGGCACCATGAACGTGCTGCTCGGGCCAACGTTATCCGGCAAGACCACACTGATGCGTCTGATGGCAGGCCTTGATGTGCCTAATTCCGGACGGGTGCTTTGGAACGGTGAGGATGTCACGGGCCAGCGGGTGCAGGACCGCAAGGTCGCCATGGTCTACCAGCAGTTCATCAACTACCCGTCGATGACGGTTTACGACAACATCGCCTCGCCCTTGCGGCTTTTGAATATGGCGAGCAGCGAAATTGACAAGGCGGTTCAAGAAGTCGCCGAGATGATGAAGCTGACGCCGATGCTCCAGCGCAAACCGCTTGAGCTTTCCGGTGGTCAACAACAGCGTTGCGCCCTAGCGCGGGCGCTGGTGAAGAATGCTGGTTTGGTCCTGCTGGATGAGCCGCTCGCAAACCTTGATTACAAGTTGCGTGAAGAATTGCGCATCGAGATTCCGAAAATCTTCGAGCGGTCCGGTGCGATCTTTGTCTACGCGACGACCGAGCCTGAAGAAGCCCTGCTGCTGGGTGGCAACACGGCGGCCATGTGGGAAGGCAGGATCACCCAGTTCGGCCTGACGCCTTCAGTCTACCGCCAACCCAACAACGCGACCACCGCTCGCGTGTTCTCTGACCCGCCGATGAATTTTCTATCGGTCACGAAATCTGGCGACACTCTGTCCTTTGGCGATGGTCAGACGGCTCCGGCGGTCAAACAGCTCTCGGGCGTGTCGGATGGCCAGTATGTGGCAGGCTTCCGGCCTAACCATGTGGAGCTGCATCGCCATGTCGATGGCGCCATGGAGTTCAACACCAAGCTCTCGGTTACCGAGATCACGGGTTCGGAAACTTTTGTGCATCTCGATCATCATGGCGAGCCGTGGGTTGGTCTTATTCACGGGGTCCATGAGTTGGAGTTGGGTCAGGAGTTGAGAGTCTATTTGGACACCGACCACGCTTACATCTTTTCCCAAGATGGCGATCTGATCGCTCCGGCCCCTTATGCGGAGACCGCGTAA
- a CDS encoding ABC transporter ATP-binding protein has protein sequence MAKITFENLAHSYLPNPSGEDDYALKEINHDWADGEAYALLGSSGCGKTTLLNIISGLLQPSQGQIFFNGEDVTHAPTAERNIAQVFQFPVVYDTMSVRDNLAFPLRNRGADAAYISQRVQTVAKMIGMEDELSRKARGLTADAKQKISLGRGMVREDVNALLFDEPLTVIDPHLKWELRTQLKSLHHEFGHTMIYVTHDQTEALTFADKVVVMYDGRVVQIGTPEELFETPEHTFVGYFIGSPGMNLLDAKVEGATAQVAGGSVDLGQGYGPASGKVQIGVRPEFVRLSSGGNGLSATIERVEDVGRHKIVRLSVADIGLSAILAEGEPVPSSDVKVTFDPSKINVYADDWRVAPLGAEKGEAA, from the coding sequence ATGGCCAAGATCACCTTCGAAAATTTGGCGCACTCCTATCTTCCTAACCCCTCGGGAGAAGACGATTACGCACTCAAAGAAATCAACCACGACTGGGCGGACGGCGAAGCCTATGCGCTGCTTGGCTCATCGGGTTGCGGCAAGACCACGTTGCTCAACATCATTTCCGGTCTGTTGCAGCCGAGCCAGGGGCAGATTTTCTTCAATGGCGAAGACGTCACCCATGCGCCAACTGCTGAGCGCAACATCGCCCAGGTTTTTCAGTTCCCTGTCGTCTACGACACCATGAGCGTGCGCGATAATCTGGCCTTTCCGCTGCGCAACCGCGGCGCTGATGCGGCCTATATCAGCCAGCGCGTGCAGACCGTGGCGAAGATGATCGGCATGGAAGACGAGCTTAGCCGCAAGGCCCGTGGCCTGACCGCGGATGCCAAGCAGAAGATCTCGTTGGGGCGCGGCATGGTTCGCGAAGACGTCAACGCGCTCCTGTTCGACGAACCGCTCACTGTGATCGATCCGCATTTGAAGTGGGAGCTTCGCACGCAGCTGAAATCGCTGCACCACGAGTTTGGGCACACGATGATCTATGTGACCCACGACCAGACCGAAGCGCTGACCTTCGCCGACAAGGTGGTGGTGATGTATGACGGCCGCGTGGTCCAGATCGGCACGCCCGAAGAGCTGTTCGAAACGCCTGAACACACATTTGTCGGCTATTTTATCGGCTCGCCTGGCATGAATTTGCTCGACGCGAAGGTTGAGGGCGCAACAGCCCAAGTCGCCGGTGGATCAGTTGATCTTGGCCAGGGCTATGGACCAGCCAGCGGTAAGGTGCAGATCGGTGTACGCCCTGAGTTTGTGCGACTTTCAAGCGGCGGTAACGGCCTCTCGGCGACTATCGAGCGGGTCGAGGACGTTGGTCGCCATAAGATCGTGCGCCTTAGCGTCGCCGACATCGGCTTGAGCGCAATTTTGGCGGAGGGCGAGCCCGTTCCTTCCTCTGACGTCAAAGTCACTTTCGATCCCTCAAAGATCAATGTTTACGCCGATGATTGGCGTGTTGCCCCGCTTGGCGCGGAAAAAGGGGAGGCCGCCTGA